In Streptomyces sp. NBC_01551, one DNA window encodes the following:
- a CDS encoding CoA transferase subunit A encodes MTDKSMTPEDVVGQLRSGMTLGIGGWGSRRKPMALVRALLRSEITDLTVISYGGPDVGLLAAAGRIRQLVAPFATLDSIPLEPHFRAARESGAIALTELDEAMFMWGLHAAANRLPFLPVRAGLGSDVMRVNPQLRTVTSPYEDGEELVAVPALRMDAALVHLNRADRLGNAQYLGPDPYFDDLFCEAADAAYVSCEQLVETAELSKAGPPQSLLVSRHSVTGVVECPNGAHFTSCVPDYDRDEAFQKLYATTPWPQFAARFLSGGSEHDYQSAVRAWQEEQQ; translated from the coding sequence ATGACCGACAAGTCCATGACCCCCGAAGACGTGGTCGGGCAGCTGCGCAGCGGGATGACCCTCGGCATCGGCGGCTGGGGCTCCCGGCGCAAGCCGATGGCCCTGGTCAGAGCGCTGCTCCGGTCCGAGATCACCGATCTGACCGTGATCTCGTACGGCGGCCCCGACGTGGGCCTGCTGGCCGCGGCGGGCCGGATCCGACAGCTCGTCGCCCCCTTCGCCACCCTCGACTCGATCCCGCTGGAGCCGCACTTCCGGGCCGCCCGCGAAAGCGGCGCGATCGCCCTCACCGAGCTGGACGAGGCCATGTTCATGTGGGGCCTGCACGCCGCCGCGAACCGGCTGCCCTTCCTCCCCGTCCGCGCGGGCCTCGGCTCCGACGTCATGCGGGTCAACCCGCAGCTGCGCACCGTCACCTCCCCGTACGAGGACGGCGAGGAGCTCGTCGCCGTCCCCGCGCTGCGGATGGACGCCGCGCTCGTCCACCTCAACCGGGCCGACCGGCTCGGCAACGCCCAGTACCTGGGCCCCGACCCGTACTTCGACGACCTGTTCTGCGAGGCCGCCGACGCCGCCTACGTCTCCTGCGAGCAGCTCGTGGAGACCGCCGAGCTGTCCAAGGCGGGCCCGCCGCAGTCGCTGCTGGTGAGCCGGCATTCGGTCACCGGGGTGGTGGAGTGCCCGAACGGCGCGCACTTCACCTCCTGCGTCCCCGACTACGACCGCGACGAGGCGTTCCAGAAGCTGTACGCGACCACCCCCTGGCCACAGTTCGCCGCCCGCTTCCTCTCCGGCGGGAGCGAACACGACTACCAGTCGGCCGTCCGGGCCTGGCAGGAGGAGCAGCAGTGA
- a CDS encoding CoA-transferase subunit beta — protein MSSSTSTASTAGTGVSRAEYCVIACAEAWRDNGEVLASPMGLIPSFGARLAKRTFSPDLLLTDGEAMLVGLDGAAEGWLPYRRHLTMVTGGRRHVMMGASQIDRFGNQNISCIGDWERPSRQLLGVRGAPVNTLNNPVSYWVPRHSTRVFVERVDMVSGVGYDRAEAAGVTRFHRLPRVVSDLGVFDFTGPGHSMRLASLHPGVTVEQVRAATGFELAVTAEVPYTREPTARELALIREVIDPKGLREREVRV, from the coding sequence GTGAGCAGCAGCACCAGTACCGCGAGCACGGCGGGGACCGGCGTCAGCCGCGCCGAGTACTGCGTGATCGCCTGCGCCGAGGCCTGGCGGGACAACGGGGAGGTGCTCGCCAGCCCGATGGGCCTGATCCCCTCGTTCGGGGCGCGGCTGGCGAAGCGGACGTTCTCCCCCGACCTGCTGCTGACGGACGGCGAGGCGATGCTGGTCGGCCTGGACGGGGCGGCCGAGGGCTGGCTCCCGTATCGCCGTCACCTCACGATGGTCACGGGCGGCCGGCGGCACGTGATGATGGGCGCGAGCCAGATCGACCGGTTCGGCAACCAGAACATCTCCTGCATCGGGGACTGGGAGCGGCCCTCGCGCCAGCTGCTCGGGGTCCGCGGCGCTCCCGTCAACACCCTCAACAACCCCGTGAGTTACTGGGTGCCCCGGCATTCCACCCGGGTCTTCGTCGAGCGGGTCGACATGGTCAGCGGGGTGGGCTACGACCGTGCCGAGGCGGCGGGGGTGACCCGCTTCCACCGGCTGCCCCGGGTGGTCAGCGATCTCGGCGTCTTCGATTTCACCGGCCCCGGTCACAGCATGCGGCTGGCCTCCCTGCACCCGGGGGTCACCGTCGAGCAGGTTCGGGCGGCGACCGGGTTCGAGCTGGCCGTGACCGCCGAGGTCCCGTACACCCGCGAGCCGACGGCCCGGGAGCTGGCGCTGATCCGCGAGGTGATCGACCCCAAGGGCCTGCGCGAGCGGGAAGTGCGGGTCTGA
- a CDS encoding nitronate monooxygenase family protein produces METAFTKLVGVEHPIVQTGMGWVAGPRLVSAAANAGALGILASATMTLEQLRSAVREVASRTDAPFGVNLRADAGDAAERARLIVDEGVRVASFALAPSKELIARLKDAGVVVIPSVGARRHAEKVAAWGADAVIVQGGEGGGHTGDVATTVLVPQVVDAVDVPVIAAGGFHDGRGLVAALSYGAAGIAMGTRFLLTSDSTVPDAVKAEYLKAGVRDVTVTTAVDGLPHRMLRSELVASLERAGRARALVRAVRHAAGFRKLSGLSWSRMVRDGLAMKHGKELSWSQVLLAANTPMLLKASMVEGRTDLGVMASGQVAGVIEDLPSCAELVSRVMAEAHTVLDRLHHLGPPHPLDPPHPPGTLPPPG; encoded by the coding sequence ATGGAGACGGCCTTCACGAAGCTGGTCGGTGTCGAGCACCCGATCGTGCAGACGGGCATGGGCTGGGTCGCCGGACCCCGCCTGGTGTCGGCGGCGGCGAACGCGGGCGCCCTGGGGATCCTGGCCTCGGCGACGATGACCCTGGAGCAGCTGCGCTCCGCGGTACGGGAGGTCGCGTCCCGTACGGACGCCCCGTTCGGGGTGAACCTGCGCGCGGACGCCGGGGACGCGGCCGAGCGGGCCCGGCTGATCGTCGACGAGGGCGTACGGGTGGCCTCGTTCGCGCTGGCCCCGTCGAAGGAGCTGATCGCGCGGCTGAAGGACGCCGGCGTGGTGGTCATCCCGTCGGTCGGGGCGCGCCGGCACGCCGAGAAGGTCGCGGCGTGGGGCGCGGACGCGGTGATCGTGCAGGGCGGCGAGGGCGGCGGGCACACCGGGGACGTCGCCACGACGGTGCTGGTGCCGCAGGTGGTCGACGCCGTGGACGTCCCCGTGATCGCGGCGGGCGGCTTCCACGACGGCCGGGGCCTGGTCGCGGCGCTCTCGTACGGGGCGGCCGGCATCGCGATGGGCACGCGGTTCCTGCTGACCTCCGATTCCACCGTCCCGGACGCGGTGAAGGCCGAGTACCTGAAGGCGGGCGTCCGGGACGTCACGGTGACGACGGCGGTCGACGGGCTGCCGCACCGGATGCTGCGCAGCGAGCTGGTCGCCTCCCTGGAGCGGGCGGGCCGCGCCCGCGCGCTGGTCCGGGCGGTGCGGCACGCGGCCGGGTTCCGGAAGCTGTCGGGGCTGTCCTGGTCGCGGATGGTGCGCGACGGCCTCGCGATGAAACACGGCAAGGAGCTGTCCTGGAGCCAGGTCCTGCTCGCCGCGAACACCCCGATGCTCCTCAAGGCGTCCATGGTCGAGGGCCGTACGGACCTCGGCGTCATGGCATCAGGCCAGGTCGCCGGTGTGATCGAGGATCTTCCGTCCTGTGCGGAGCTCGTCAGCCGGGTCATGGCCGAGGCACACACCGTGCTGGACCGATTGCACCACCTGGGCCCCCCACACCCGCTCGACCCTCCGCACCCGCCCGGCACCCTGCCACCACCAGGGTGA
- a CDS encoding tyrosine-protein phosphatase: MSRARIRLATAVLTCALAMAGLPATAFAHPHPHPHQSAYPRVHPQAETIRQIPLQGAVNVRDLGGYRTWTGGKVRQGLVYRSDALSKLTAADVTTVAGLGLTKVVDFRIPMELQYDGADRLPAGLTATSRPVSDLGLYGTLVGAISSGDPVRQEQMLGGGRAEAYMRDIYRTFVTSPENRAQFGATLREIADGGQGPLLYHCTSGKDRTGWLSYVLLRALAVPEDTAERDYLASNTFRGAYDAQVRAGLKQSGRMQNPDLLIPLQEVRADYLDSATAQMEADFGGFYGYLTDGLGLDLRTLAKLQSKLVG, encoded by the coding sequence ATGAGCCGTGCCCGAATCCGCCTGGCGACCGCGGTGCTCACCTGCGCCCTCGCCATGGCGGGCCTGCCCGCCACCGCGTTCGCGCACCCGCACCCGCACCCGCACCAGTCGGCGTACCCGCGGGTGCACCCGCAAGCCGAAACGATTCGCCAGATCCCGCTCCAAGGCGCCGTCAACGTCCGCGACCTGGGCGGCTACCGCACCTGGACGGGCGGCAAGGTCCGTCAGGGGCTGGTCTACCGCTCCGACGCGCTGAGCAAGCTGACCGCTGCCGACGTCACCACCGTCGCCGGTCTGGGCCTCACGAAGGTCGTCGACTTCCGCATCCCCATGGAGCTCCAGTACGACGGCGCCGACCGGCTGCCCGCCGGACTCACCGCCACCTCGCGCCCGGTCAGCGACCTCGGCCTGTACGGGACCCTGGTCGGGGCGATCTCCAGCGGCGATCCCGTCCGGCAGGAGCAGATGCTCGGCGGCGGCCGCGCCGAGGCGTACATGCGCGACATCTACCGGACGTTCGTGACGAGCCCCGAGAACCGGGCGCAGTTCGGCGCGACGCTGCGGGAGATCGCGGACGGCGGCCAGGGGCCGCTGCTCTACCACTGCACCTCGGGCAAGGACCGTACGGGCTGGCTGAGTTACGTACTGCTGCGCGCCCTGGCCGTGCCCGAGGACACCGCCGAGCGCGACTACCTGGCCTCCAACACGTTCCGGGGCGCGTACGACGCGCAGGTCCGCGCGGGCCTGAAGCAGTCGGGGCGGATGCAGAACCCGGACCTGCTGATCCCGCTCCAGGAGGTCCGCGCGGACTACCTGGACTCCGCGACCGCCCAGATGGAGGCCGACTTCGGCGGCTTCTACGGCTACCTGACGGACGGTCTCGGCCTGGACCTGCGGACGCTGGCGAAGCTCCAGTCCAAGCTGGTCGGGTAA
- a CDS encoding DEAD/DEAH box helicase: protein MTSSSSARPSRRPTRGRGAAQGRPKTGAGRQKSAPVARPQEFTMPEPLTPALPPVAAFEDMDMPEALLKTLAAQGVTEPFPIQAATLPNSLAGRDLLGRGRTGSGKTLAFGLALLARTAGHRAQPKQPLALVLVPTRELAQQVTDALAPYATAVNLRIATVVGGMSINRQSGALRRGAEVLVATPGRLKDLIDRGDADLSQVAITVLDEADQMTDMGFMPQVTALLKQVRPEGQTMLFSATLDKNIDKLVKMFLHDPVGHSVDPSAGAVTTMEHHVLYVMDETDKKAVATRIAARDGRVIMFVDTKRGVDRMVKKLLADGVRASGLHGGRSQPQRNRTLDWFKTGEVTALIATNVAARGIHIDDLDLVVNVDPPTDHKDYLHRGGRTARAGESGSVVTLVLPDQRREMTRLMSDAGISPRTAQIKSSDEELSRLTGAKEPSGIPVVLEVPQPTQPKARSGSGSGRSGSGSGGARRRSGGGQGGAQGGAAASAGTGEGRPRRARSAGGQGGGGQSGARGQGGQSGARGQGGAQGGARSGGAPAAARRRSGGGRSAAGRASS from the coding sequence ATGACCAGCTCCAGCTCCGCACGACCCAGCCGCCGCCCCACCCGGGGTCGAGGTGCGGCCCAGGGGCGTCCGAAGACTGGCGCGGGACGGCAGAAGTCCGCGCCCGTTGCCCGGCCCCAGGAATTCACCATGCCCGAACCGCTGACCCCGGCGCTCCCGCCGGTCGCCGCGTTCGAGGACATGGACATGCCCGAGGCGCTGCTGAAGACCCTCGCCGCCCAGGGCGTCACCGAGCCGTTCCCGATCCAGGCCGCCACGCTGCCGAACTCGCTCGCCGGCCGTGACCTGCTCGGCCGCGGCCGCACCGGCTCCGGCAAGACCCTGGCCTTCGGCCTGGCCCTGCTGGCCCGCACCGCCGGGCACCGCGCCCAGCCCAAGCAGCCGCTCGCGCTGGTCCTCGTACCGACGCGCGAACTCGCGCAGCAGGTCACCGACGCCCTCGCCCCGTACGCCACGGCCGTCAACCTGCGCATCGCGACCGTCGTCGGCGGCATGTCGATCAACCGGCAGTCCGGGGCCCTGCGCCGCGGCGCCGAGGTGCTCGTCGCCACCCCCGGCCGCCTCAAGGACCTCATCGACCGCGGTGACGCCGACCTCTCGCAGGTCGCCATCACGGTCCTCGACGAGGCCGACCAGATGACCGACATGGGCTTCATGCCGCAGGTCACCGCCCTGCTCAAGCAGGTCCGGCCCGAGGGCCAGACCATGCTGTTCTCGGCGACCCTCGACAAGAACATCGACAAGCTCGTCAAGATGTTCCTGCACGACCCGGTCGGCCACTCCGTCGACCCGTCGGCCGGCGCGGTCACCACCATGGAGCACCACGTCCTGTACGTCATGGACGAGACCGACAAGAAGGCCGTGGCCACGCGCATAGCCGCTCGCGACGGCCGGGTGATCATGTTCGTCGACACCAAGCGCGGCGTCGACCGCATGGTCAAGAAGCTCCTCGCGGACGGCGTCCGCGCCTCCGGCCTGCACGGCGGGCGCTCCCAGCCGCAGCGCAACCGGACCCTGGACTGGTTCAAGACGGGCGAGGTCACCGCGCTGATCGCCACCAACGTGGCCGCGCGCGGCATCCACATCGACGACCTCGACCTCGTCGTCAACGTGGACCCGCCGACCGACCACAAGGACTACCTGCACCGCGGCGGCCGCACCGCCCGCGCCGGCGAGTCCGGCAGCGTGGTCACCCTGGTCCTGCCCGACCAGCGCCGCGAGATGACCCGCCTGATGTCGGACGCCGGCATCTCCCCGCGCACCGCGCAGATCAAGTCCTCCGACGAGGAGCTGTCCCGCCTCACCGGCGCCAAGGAGCCCTCGGGCATCCCGGTCGTGCTGGAGGTCCCGCAGCCGACGCAGCCCAAGGCGCGCTCCGGTTCCGGCTCCGGCCGGTCCGGCTCCGGTTCCGGCGGCGCCCGCCGTCGCTCCGGTGGCGGCCAGGGCGGCGCCCAGGGCGGCGCGGCCGCTTCCGCCGGTACGGGCGAGGGCCGGCCGCGCCGGGCCCGCTCCGCCGGCGGTCAGGGCGGCGGCGGCCAGAGCGGTGCGCGCGGCCAGGGCGGCCAGTCCGGCGCCCGCGGCCAGGGCGGCGCCCAGGGCGGGGCCCGCTCCGGCGGCGCTCCGGCGGCGGCCCGCCGTCGCTCCGGTGGCGGCCGCTCCGCCGCGGGGCGCGCCAGTTCCTGA
- a CDS encoding cold-shock protein: MALGTVKWFNSEKGFGFIEQDGGGPDVFAHYSNIATQGFRELQEGQRVSFDVTQGQKGPQAENIVPA; the protein is encoded by the coding sequence ATGGCACTTGGCACCGTGAAGTGGTTCAACTCGGAAAAGGGCTTCGGCTTCATCGAGCAGGACGGTGGCGGTCCGGACGTGTTCGCCCACTACTCGAACATCGCCACCCAGGGCTTCCGTGAGCTCCAGGAGGGCCAGCGCGTGTCCTTCGACGTGACGCAGGGCCAGAAGGGCCCCCAGGCGGAGAACATCGTCCCCGCCTAA